From Cellulomonas oligotrophica, a single genomic window includes:
- a CDS encoding response regulator, whose translation MIVDDHEVVRRGIAEVVERTDGMTVVAEAGSVADGTRRATLVRPQVMLVDLQLPDGTGIDLMRAVRETLPDARAIVLTSFDDDDALAAALDAGAVAYLLKSVRGAEITDVIRAVAAGRTLLDERTVTRRRAGHEDPTEGLTPSELRVLDLIGEGLSNREIAERLGVAEKTVKNHITSLLAKMGLQRRTQVAAWVASRKHSGWRAEPGH comes from the coding sequence ATGATCGTCGACGACCACGAGGTCGTGCGTCGTGGCATCGCCGAGGTCGTCGAGCGGACCGACGGCATGACCGTCGTCGCCGAGGCCGGTTCCGTCGCGGACGGGACCCGCCGGGCCACGCTCGTGCGGCCGCAGGTGATGCTCGTCGACCTCCAGCTGCCCGACGGCACGGGGATCGACCTCATGCGTGCCGTGCGCGAGACGCTGCCGGACGCGCGCGCCATCGTCCTGACCTCCTTCGACGACGACGACGCCCTCGCCGCGGCGCTCGACGCCGGGGCCGTCGCCTACCTGCTCAAGAGCGTGCGGGGCGCCGAGATCACCGACGTCATCCGGGCCGTCGCCGCCGGTCGCACCCTCCTGGACGAGCGCACGGTGACGCGGCGCCGCGCCGGGCACGAGGACCCCACGGAGGGGCTGACCCCGAGCGAGCTGCGGGTGCTGGACCTCATCGGCGAGGGCCTGTCGAACCGCGAGATCGCCGAGCGCCTCGGCGTCGCGGAGAAGACCGTCAAGAACCACATCACGTCGCTGCTGGCGAAGATGGGCCTGCAGCGGCGGACGCAGGTCGCCGCGTGGGTCGCCTCGCGCAAGCACTCGGGCTGGCGGGCCGAGCCCGGCCACTGA
- the mutM gene encoding bifunctional DNA-formamidopyrimidine glycosylase/DNA-(apurinic or apyrimidinic site) lyase, with amino-acid sequence MPELPEVETVRDGLARHVLGRVVSDVRVHRDYSVRRHEGGPVDFAARLTGRRLDAAVRRGKYLWLLLDDGARGDDALLAHLGMSGQLLVREPVVPSGPGAPAARVDHPHLRVRLELDDGSALDFVDQRTFGYLAVADLVPTPDDGPGGRGADLPAVPAPVAHVARDLLDPALDRARLVDAVRARRTGLKRALLDQTLVSGVGNIYADEGLWRARLHYARATDALRRPEVGRALDGAAEVMGEALAQGGTSFDALYVNVNGASGYFDRSLAVYGQAGRPCPRCGTPVRRDEFMNRSSFTCPRCQPRPRDGRW; translated from the coding sequence GTGCCCGAGCTCCCCGAGGTCGAGACCGTCCGCGACGGTCTGGCGCGCCACGTGCTGGGGCGCGTGGTGTCGGACGTGCGCGTCCACCGCGACTACAGCGTGCGGCGCCACGAGGGCGGCCCCGTCGACTTCGCGGCCCGTCTGACGGGTCGACGCCTCGACGCGGCCGTCCGGCGCGGGAAGTACCTCTGGCTGCTCCTCGACGACGGCGCGCGCGGCGACGACGCGCTGCTGGCGCACCTGGGCATGAGCGGTCAGCTGCTCGTCCGGGAGCCGGTCGTCCCCTCGGGACCCGGCGCCCCGGCCGCCCGCGTCGACCACCCGCACCTGCGCGTGCGCCTCGAGCTGGACGACGGATCGGCCCTGGACTTCGTCGACCAGCGGACCTTCGGGTACCTCGCCGTCGCGGACCTCGTGCCGACGCCCGACGACGGCCCCGGCGGCCGCGGTGCCGACCTGCCGGCCGTGCCGGCACCGGTGGCGCACGTCGCCCGCGACCTGCTCGACCCCGCCCTGGACCGCGCGCGCCTCGTCGACGCGGTCCGGGCCCGGCGGACCGGTCTCAAGCGCGCGCTGCTGGACCAGACCCTCGTGTCCGGCGTCGGCAACATCTACGCCGACGAGGGCCTGTGGCGTGCGCGTCTGCACTACGCCCGGGCGACCGACGCCCTGCGCCGCCCGGAGGTGGGGCGTGCGCTCGACGGCGCCGCGGAGGTCATGGGCGAGGCCCTCGCGCAGGGCGGCACGAGCTTCGACGCCCTCTACGTCAACGTCAACGGGGCCTCGGGGTACTTCGACCGGTCGCTCGCCGTGTACGGGCAGGCCGGCCGTCCCTGCCCGCGGTGCGGCACCCCGGTGCGCCGCGACGAGTTCATGAACCGCTCGTCCTTCACCTGCCCGCGCTGCCAGCCCCGCCCGCGGGACGGGCGCTGGTGA
- the rnc gene encoding ribonuclease III — translation MTDNDGAPAAPGARTAADSLLEKLGVQLDPELLVLALTHRSFAHEAGGIPTNERLEFLGDTVLGLVVTEHLYREHPGQSEGDLAKMRAATVSQRALARVARVLDLGGYVLLGKGELATGGADKDSILSDTLEALFGAVYLAHGLETARELVARLVSPTLEAAADLGAGLDWKTSLQELSAELGLGAPSYDVTGEGPDHARTFTAHAVVGGKARGTGTGSAKKLAEQEAASAAYAELVLLRDVAPERVVDGSSGPAPA, via the coding sequence ATGACCGACAACGACGGGGCCCCCGCGGCTCCCGGCGCACGGACGGCGGCCGACTCGCTCCTCGAGAAGCTCGGGGTCCAGCTGGACCCCGAGCTTCTCGTGCTGGCGCTGACCCACCGGTCGTTCGCGCACGAGGCGGGCGGCATCCCGACGAACGAACGCCTCGAGTTCCTGGGCGACACCGTCCTCGGGCTCGTGGTGACCGAGCACCTGTACCGCGAGCACCCCGGCCAGTCCGAGGGTGACCTGGCGAAGATGCGGGCGGCGACCGTGTCGCAGCGCGCGCTGGCCCGTGTGGCACGGGTCCTCGACCTCGGCGGCTACGTGCTGCTCGGCAAGGGCGAGCTCGCGACGGGTGGCGCGGACAAGGACTCGATCCTGTCCGACACCCTCGAGGCCCTGTTCGGCGCCGTGTACCTGGCGCACGGGCTCGAGACCGCGCGCGAGCTGGTCGCCCGCCTGGTCAGCCCCACCCTGGAGGCGGCGGCCGACCTCGGCGCCGGGCTGGACTGGAAGACGTCCCTGCAGGAGCTGTCCGCCGAGCTCGGCCTCGGCGCGCCCTCCTACGACGTCACGGGCGAGGGCCCCGACCACGCCCGGACGTTCACCGCGCACGCCGTCGTCGGCGGCAAGGCTCGGGGCACCGGCACGGGGTCGGCCAAGAAGCTCGCCGAGCAGGAGGCGGCCTCCGCCGCGTACGCCGAGCTGGTGCTGCTGCGCGACGTCGCGCCCGAGCGGGTCGTCGACGGCTCCTCCGGGCCCGCCCCGGCCTGA
- the rpmF gene encoding 50S ribosomal protein L32, whose amino-acid sequence MAVPKRKMSRSNTRARRSQWKTTATTLTTCPQCKSAARPHTACPSCGAYAGRRYAEAVRSEHEAL is encoded by the coding sequence GTGGCGGTTCCGAAGCGCAAGATGTCGCGCAGCAACACCCGTGCGCGTCGCTCGCAGTGGAAGACCACTGCCACGACGCTCACCACCTGCCCGCAGTGCAAGAGCGCGGCGCGCCCCCACACGGCGTGCCCGTCGTGCGGCGCGTACGCCGGCCGCCGCTACGCGGAGGCCGTGCGCAGCGAGCACGAGGCGCTCTGA
- a CDS encoding YceD family protein encodes MRPAHLDPRSPFVLETHELGRRPGSTRTVQRTVPAPDELGSGMIGIPSGDDVELDLRLEAVMEGVLVSGTIHGRAVGECVRCLEQVVEDVDVMLQELFVYPERAQVAVQNGDEEQDVREMEGDLIDLEPALRDTVVPVLPFRPLCRQDCAGLCTECGARLDDDPGHSHEVLDPRWAALGGLLSMDDEKEES; translated from the coding sequence GTGCGCCCAGCCCACCTCGATCCCCGCTCGCCGTTCGTGCTCGAGACTCACGAGCTCGGTCGACGTCCGGGATCGACGCGGACGGTGCAGCGGACGGTTCCTGCGCCCGACGAGCTCGGCAGCGGCATGATCGGCATCCCCTCCGGGGACGACGTCGAGCTGGACCTCCGGCTCGAGGCCGTCATGGAGGGGGTCCTGGTCTCCGGCACGATCCACGGCCGAGCGGTCGGGGAGTGCGTGCGGTGCCTGGAGCAGGTCGTCGAGGACGTCGACGTGATGCTGCAGGAGCTGTTCGTCTACCCTGAGCGAGCTCAGGTCGCGGTGCAGAACGGCGACGAGGAGCAGGACGTGCGCGAGATGGAGGGCGATCTGATCGACCTCGAGCCCGCGCTGCGAGACACCGTCGTGCCCGTGCTGCCCTTCCGGCCCCTGTGCCGGCAGGACTGTGCGGGCCTGTGCACCGAGTGCGGTGCACGACTGGACGACGACCCCGGGCACTCGCACGAGGTGCTCGACCCCCGGTGGGCCGCTCTGGGCGGCCTGCTGAGCATGGACGACGAGAAGGAAGAGAGCTGA
- the coaD gene encoding pantetheine-phosphate adenylyltransferase: protein MRIAVCPGSFDPLTLGHVDVVRRARTMFDEVVVVVAHNAAKRALLDVDERVELAAGALADVDGVRVLATSGLLADAVRELGACAVVKGLRGGADVDAEVPMALMNRHLSGVETVFVLGDPALSHIASSLVKDVARHGGPIEDLVPAPVAAAVRRALAAQGQQRGPADAGARRGGDGR, encoded by the coding sequence GTGAGGATCGCGGTGTGCCCGGGCTCGTTCGACCCGCTGACGCTCGGCCACGTCGACGTCGTGCGGCGTGCCCGGACGATGTTCGACGAGGTCGTGGTCGTCGTCGCGCACAACGCCGCCAAGCGGGCGCTCCTCGACGTCGACGAGCGCGTCGAGCTCGCGGCCGGGGCGCTCGCGGACGTCGACGGGGTGCGGGTCCTGGCCACGTCGGGGCTGCTGGCGGACGCGGTGCGCGAGCTGGGTGCCTGCGCGGTCGTCAAGGGCCTGCGCGGCGGTGCGGACGTCGACGCCGAGGTGCCGATGGCGCTGATGAACCGGCACCTGTCGGGGGTCGAGACGGTGTTCGTGCTCGGCGACCCGGCGCTGTCGCACATCGCGTCCTCGCTGGTCAAGGACGTGGCGCGGCACGGTGGCCCGATCGAGGACCTCGTGCCCGCCCCCGTGGCCGCGGCGGTGCGCCGCGCGCTCGCGGCGCAGGGACAGCAGCGCGGTCCGGCCGACGCCGGGGCGCGCAGGGGAGGGGACGGACGATGA
- a CDS encoding GNAT family N-acetyltransferase, translating into MSHPRPATGADLPAMRTVCALAYRENPLMRWVLPDAATRDDACAAWLGPALERYVAAGRVDVVEEGGEVVALAAWRPVGADLRAGTGAAALPRPAGVLAALVGPGRAAEVLQALAGAAPHAPRPAGPYLNYLAVHPAAQGRGLGSTLVRHGLGALDADAGATDGAPWLGTTDPANHAFYGRLGFRTVAEVALDPIGEDGPVLAVMHGARRAPG; encoded by the coding sequence GTGAGCCACCCGCGGCCCGCCACGGGCGCCGACCTGCCGGCGATGCGCACCGTGTGCGCGCTGGCGTACCGGGAGAACCCGCTGATGCGCTGGGTGCTGCCCGACGCCGCGACCCGCGACGACGCGTGCGCCGCGTGGCTGGGCCCCGCGCTTGAGCGGTACGTCGCCGCGGGCCGCGTCGACGTGGTCGAGGAGGGCGGCGAGGTCGTGGCCCTGGCGGCGTGGCGGCCCGTCGGCGCCGACCTGCGGGCCGGCACCGGCGCAGCGGCGCTGCCCCGGCCCGCCGGGGTGCTCGCCGCCCTCGTCGGGCCGGGGCGTGCCGCCGAGGTCCTGCAGGCCCTGGCGGGTGCCGCACCGCACGCCCCGCGGCCCGCCGGGCCCTACCTCAACTACCTCGCGGTGCACCCCGCCGCCCAGGGGCGGGGCCTGGGGTCGACGCTCGTCCGGCACGGGCTCGGCGCGCTCGACGCCGACGCCGGAGCCACGGACGGGGCGCCGTGGCTCGGGACGACCGACCCCGCCAACCACGCGTTCTACGGCCGGCTCGGGTTCCGCACGGTCGCGGAGGTCGCGCTGGACCCGATCGGCGAGGACGGGCCCGTGCTCGCCGTGATGCACGGCGCGCGGCGCGCTCCCGGCTGA
- the rsmD gene encoding 16S rRNA (guanine(966)-N(2))-methyltransferase RsmD has product MTRIVAGTAGGRTLVVPSSGTRPTSERVREALFSRLEHLDAVDGARVLDLYAGSGALGLEAASRGADHVVLVDQARAAVEACRRNARALGLQARTEVVADRVDRYLVRRPDGADAFDLVLLDPPYDLPDDALADDLEQVARHVAPGAVVVVERSARSADPRWPATLVPFGDRRYGETQVWFAEPVPDA; this is encoded by the coding sequence GTGACCCGGATCGTCGCGGGCACGGCCGGCGGCCGCACGCTCGTCGTCCCGTCGTCCGGCACCCGGCCCACCAGCGAGCGCGTGCGCGAGGCCCTGTTCTCGCGGCTCGAGCACCTCGACGCCGTCGACGGCGCCCGCGTCCTCGACCTGTACGCCGGCTCGGGCGCCCTCGGCCTGGAGGCCGCCAGCCGCGGCGCCGACCACGTCGTCCTCGTCGACCAGGCCCGCGCCGCCGTCGAGGCCTGCCGGCGCAACGCCCGCGCCCTCGGCCTGCAGGCGCGCACGGAGGTCGTCGCCGACCGGGTCGACCGCTACCTCGTGCGACGTCCCGACGGCGCCGACGCCTTCGACCTCGTCCTCCTCGACCCGCCCTACGACCTGCCCGACGACGCGCTCGCGGACGACCTCGAGCAGGTCGCCCGCCACGTCGCGCCCGGCGCCGTCGTCGTCGTCGAGCGGTCCGCGCGGTCCGCCGACCCGCGCTGGCCCGCGACCCTCGTGCCCTTCGGCGACCGCCGCTACGGCGAGACCCAGGTCTGGTTCGCCGAGCCGGTCCCCGACGCGTAG
- a CDS encoding DUF6297 family protein, producing MTAPPHAADEPAADDPVVGDFDLGEVPTAREIRRFTARAARGRSGARAGALLQDLYEAVVAVGIAALITGGTVRQLRDALPPAPDVQAPGGLSLPVLVGVLLVAAVGALLSLAGRLGPVGLGGPEASWWLDLPVGRRGLLRPTARRLPLLAAGVGALVVLVLEAGMLERAGAPLARAALAGAVVAAGVVLAAGLAQTLGAPRRAAALTGDLLVLAAPVAAVLLVVTGVAPADLPTPGAGVVLAGALLVAACAVVVDRRLDDVPARTLREAGSVTSQALGAVVSLDSRELGRALGAGVAPRARPWVSRLRTVRGPASALVTADLVLLRRSSRHVVQIVVALLLPVLATVVPQLASPAGVLLAVVVGGWVAASGAGEGARWAQIAPVLDALLPLDARDVRRLRMVVPAAVMLVWSLVVLGAVGRWAGAPLDWLVLAVASTPVWAAAAVRAAYRPSPDWSGPLIATPFGALPPGVMAVLVRGPDLVALCLLPLWVAVALQAAPPVLASVQLVLSVVAVVVGSSTHERPWYERMLDDPDKAAPR from the coding sequence GTGACGGCCCCTCCCCACGCCGCCGACGAACCCGCCGCCGACGACCCCGTCGTCGGCGACTTCGACCTCGGCGAGGTGCCGACGGCCCGGGAGATCCGCCGGTTCACCGCCCGGGCCGCGCGCGGACGGTCGGGCGCGCGCGCCGGTGCCCTGCTCCAGGACCTCTACGAGGCCGTCGTGGCCGTCGGCATCGCCGCGCTGATCACGGGGGGCACGGTCCGGCAGTTGCGCGACGCGCTCCCGCCCGCGCCCGACGTCCAGGCTCCCGGCGGGCTGAGCCTGCCGGTCCTGGTCGGCGTGCTGCTGGTCGCCGCGGTCGGCGCCCTGCTGTCGCTCGCAGGACGCCTCGGGCCCGTGGGTCTCGGCGGGCCCGAGGCGAGCTGGTGGCTCGACCTGCCGGTGGGACGCCGCGGGCTGCTGCGCCCGACGGCCCGGCGCCTGCCGCTGCTCGCCGCCGGGGTCGGGGCGCTCGTCGTGCTCGTGCTCGAGGCCGGCATGCTCGAGCGGGCCGGCGCTCCGCTGGCCCGGGCTGCGCTCGCGGGGGCCGTCGTCGCCGCGGGGGTCGTGCTGGCGGCCGGGCTGGCGCAGACGCTCGGAGCGCCACGGCGTGCGGCTGCGCTCACCGGCGACCTCCTCGTCCTGGCCGCACCGGTCGCCGCGGTGCTGCTCGTGGTGACCGGCGTCGCCCCAGCGGACCTGCCCACCCCGGGCGCGGGCGTCGTCCTCGCCGGCGCGCTCCTCGTCGCGGCGTGCGCCGTGGTCGTCGACCGCCGCCTCGACGACGTGCCCGCCCGGACGCTGCGCGAGGCCGGGTCGGTGACGTCCCAGGCGCTCGGCGCCGTCGTCTCGCTCGACTCGCGCGAGCTCGGCCGGGCGCTCGGCGCCGGCGTCGCCCCGCGGGCCCGTCCGTGGGTGTCCCGGCTGCGCACCGTCCGGGGGCCCGCGTCGGCGCTGGTCACGGCCGACCTCGTGCTGCTGCGCCGCTCGTCCCGGCACGTCGTGCAGATCGTCGTGGCCCTGCTGCTGCCCGTGCTCGCGACCGTGGTGCCGCAGCTGGCGAGCCCCGCCGGGGTGCTCCTCGCCGTGGTCGTCGGCGGGTGGGTCGCCGCCAGCGGCGCCGGCGAGGGTGCCCGTTGGGCGCAGATCGCCCCCGTCCTCGACGCGCTCCTGCCGCTGGACGCCCGCGACGTGCGCCGGCTGCGCATGGTCGTCCCCGCGGCCGTGATGCTCGTGTGGTCCCTCGTCGTGCTCGGCGCGGTCGGCCGGTGGGCCGGCGCCCCGCTCGACTGGCTGGTCCTCGCCGTCGCGAGCACGCCGGTGTGGGCCGCCGCCGCCGTGCGCGCCGCCTACCGGCCGTCCCCGGACTGGTCGGGACCCCTCATCGCCACACCGTTCGGCGCCCTGCCGCCCGGCGTCATGGCCGTCCTGGTGCGCGGCCCCGACCTCGTGGCGCTCTGCCTGCTGCCCCTGTGGGTGGCGGTCGCCCTGCAGGCCGCCCCGCCCGTGCTCGCGAGCGTCCAGCTGGTGCTGTCCGTCGTCGCGGTGGTCGTCGGATCGTCCACCCACGAGCGGCCCTGGTACGAGCGCATGCTCGACGACCCCGACAAGGCGGCCCCGCGGTGA
- a CDS encoding ABC transporter ATP-binding protein, translating into MVTPPPVLLRDVSVGYGGEPVCAPVSFELAAGGAVALVGANGSGKSTVLRAVLGLLVPAAGTVEVLGRPVDERSARHRREVAGVLDDDAYFPALTVAEHLYLTARGHGVLGAHDVVAEVLDEFGLAEHARALPVTLSSGQRRRLLLAAGFVRPRSLLVLDEPEQRLDRRMRDRLAARLRDERAAGGAVLLATHDPELVAEVCDAAVHVGETVSEVVDPDEAARRIGRAVL; encoded by the coding sequence ATGGTCACACCCCCGCCCGTGCTCCTGCGTGACGTGTCCGTCGGGTACGGCGGGGAGCCGGTCTGCGCGCCCGTGTCGTTCGAGCTCGCCGCGGGCGGGGCCGTCGCGCTCGTGGGCGCCAACGGCTCGGGCAAGTCCACGGTGCTGCGGGCGGTCCTCGGCCTGCTCGTGCCGGCCGCGGGCACCGTCGAGGTCCTGGGGCGCCCCGTCGACGAGCGCTCGGCCCGGCACCGGCGCGAGGTCGCGGGCGTCCTCGACGACGACGCGTACTTCCCCGCGCTGACCGTCGCCGAGCACCTCTACCTCACGGCGCGCGGGCACGGCGTGCTGGGGGCCCACGACGTCGTCGCCGAGGTCCTCGACGAGTTCGGGCTGGCCGAGCACGCCCGGGCGCTGCCCGTGACGCTGTCCTCGGGCCAGCGGCGCCGGCTCCTGCTGGCCGCCGGCTTCGTGCGGCCCCGCTCGCTGCTGGTCCTCGACGAGCCCGAGCAGCGCCTCGACCGGCGCATGCGCGACCGGCTCGCGGCCCGCCTGCGCGACGAGCGCGCCGCCGGCGGCGCGGTCCTGCTCGCCACCCACGACCCCGAGCTGGTCGCCGAGGTGTGCGACGCCGCCGTGCACGTCGGCGAGACCGTCAGCGAGGTCGTCGACCCCGACGAGGCCGCCCGGCGGATCGGTCGGGCGGTGCTGTGA
- a CDS encoding ATP-dependent DNA helicase RecG: MLSSDALGVRLDRATGARTGKALAKLGLHTVGDLLRHYPRRYAEAATLTDMSALGVGEHVTVVAEVVRTSLRTTGNGKGLLQSTITDGTSRLELTFFAASRRRLEWREEQLRAGRRGLFTGVVSLYRGTTQLMHPECRLFTTDDDPHEEDVALDEAERPIPVYPAFAGFESWKVAKAVRQVLDPLTEADVPDPVPADLRARDGLPTLLEALRLVHVPPDEAGWRRGRERLRYEEALVLQAELARRRARVEQEEAVARPPRTGGLLDAFDARLPFTLTPGQRRVGEEVAAELAAPRPMQRLLQGDVGSGKTVVALRAMLQVVDAGGQAALLAPTEVLAAQHARTLRGLLGDLAEAGTLDGAEQATRIALLTGSLPAAARRASLLDAAGGRAGIVVGTHALLAEHVQFADLGLVVVDEQHRFGVEQRDALRAKAGRTPHTLVMTATPIPRTVAMTVFGDLETSVLDELPAGRAGITTHHVPAGNARWTDRTWQRVREEVDGGGRAYVVCPRIEPDDVPGGSAQADDDEDGADLLAAVAGTVGSPGGAGTRPPLRAVLEVVDELRARPELAGLGIGVLHGRMPPEEKDAAFAAFASGASPVLVSTTVVEVGVDVPDATVMVVLDADRFGISQLHQLRGRVGRGGRPGLCLLVSRAVPGTDAHARLETLASTTDGFALAALDLELRHEGDVLGAAQHGRTSSLRLLRVTRDADVIDRARADARALVGQDMTLATWPTLVAAIEESLTGERDEFLDRA; this comes from the coding sequence ATGCTGAGCAGCGACGCGCTGGGGGTGCGGCTCGACCGCGCCACGGGGGCGCGCACCGGCAAGGCGCTGGCGAAGCTGGGCCTGCACACGGTCGGTGACCTGCTGCGGCACTACCCGCGGCGCTACGCCGAGGCCGCCACGCTGACCGACATGTCCGCGCTCGGGGTGGGCGAGCACGTCACGGTCGTGGCCGAGGTCGTCCGCACGTCCCTGCGCACGACGGGCAACGGCAAGGGGTTGCTGCAGTCGACGATCACCGACGGCACGAGCCGCCTCGAGCTGACGTTCTTCGCCGCGAGCCGACGCCGGCTGGAGTGGCGCGAGGAGCAGCTGCGGGCCGGCCGGCGCGGGCTGTTCACCGGTGTCGTCTCGCTGTACCGCGGCACGACCCAGCTCATGCACCCCGAGTGCCGCCTGTTCACCACGGACGACGACCCGCACGAGGAGGACGTCGCGCTCGACGAGGCCGAGCGGCCCATCCCCGTGTACCCGGCGTTCGCGGGGTTCGAGTCGTGGAAGGTGGCCAAGGCCGTCCGCCAGGTGCTCGACCCGCTGACCGAGGCCGACGTGCCCGACCCGGTGCCGGCCGACCTGCGTGCCCGCGACGGCCTGCCGACGCTGCTGGAGGCCCTGCGGCTCGTGCACGTGCCGCCCGACGAGGCCGGCTGGCGGCGCGGCCGCGAGCGCCTGCGCTACGAGGAGGCGCTGGTCCTGCAGGCCGAGCTCGCGCGCCGACGTGCGCGCGTCGAGCAGGAGGAGGCCGTGGCGCGCCCGCCGCGGACGGGCGGGCTGCTCGACGCCTTCGACGCGCGCCTGCCGTTCACGCTGACCCCGGGGCAGCGCAGGGTCGGCGAGGAGGTCGCGGCCGAGCTCGCCGCGCCGCGGCCGATGCAGCGGCTGCTGCAGGGCGACGTCGGGTCGGGCAAGACGGTCGTGGCGCTGCGCGCGATGCTCCAGGTCGTCGACGCCGGCGGGCAGGCGGCGCTGCTCGCGCCGACGGAGGTCCTGGCCGCGCAGCACGCCCGCACGCTGCGCGGCCTGCTGGGCGACCTGGCCGAGGCGGGCACGCTCGACGGCGCCGAGCAGGCCACCCGCATCGCGCTGCTCACGGGCTCGCTGCCGGCCGCGGCCCGCCGGGCGAGCCTGCTCGACGCCGCCGGCGGGCGCGCGGGCATCGTCGTGGGCACGCACGCGCTGCTCGCGGAGCACGTGCAGTTCGCCGACCTCGGGCTCGTCGTGGTCGACGAGCAGCACCGGTTCGGCGTCGAGCAGCGCGACGCGCTGCGCGCCAAGGCCGGGCGCACGCCGCACACCCTCGTCATGACGGCCACGCCGATCCCGCGCACCGTCGCGATGACGGTGTTCGGCGACCTCGAGACGTCCGTGCTCGACGAGCTCCCGGCCGGGCGCGCGGGCATCACCACCCACCACGTGCCCGCCGGCAACGCCCGGTGGACCGACCGCACGTGGCAGCGCGTCCGGGAGGAGGTCGACGGCGGCGGGCGCGCGTACGTCGTGTGCCCGCGCATCGAGCCGGACGACGTGCCCGGCGGGTCCGCGCAGGCCGACGACGACGAGGACGGTGCCGACCTGCTCGCCGCGGTCGCCGGGACCGTCGGGTCGCCCGGCGGAGCCGGCACCCGCCCGCCGCTGCGCGCCGTGCTGGAGGTCGTCGACGAGCTCCGCGCACGCCCCGAGCTCGCGGGCCTCGGCATCGGCGTGCTGCACGGGCGGATGCCTCCGGAGGAGAAGGACGCCGCGTTCGCCGCGTTCGCGTCCGGCGCCTCGCCCGTGCTGGTCTCGACGACCGTCGTCGAGGTCGGCGTCGACGTGCCGGACGCGACCGTCATGGTCGTGCTCGACGCGGACCGGTTCGGCATCTCCCAGCTGCACCAGCTGCGCGGCCGGGTGGGGCGCGGAGGGCGGCCGGGCCTGTGCCTGCTCGTCAGCCGGGCCGTGCCGGGCACCGACGCGCACGCCCGCCTGGAGACGCTCGCGAGCACGACCGACGGGTTCGCCCTCGCGGCCCTCGACCTGGAGCTGCGGCACGAGGGCGACGTCCTGGGCGCCGCGCAGCACGGCCGCACCAGCTCGTTGCGGCTGCTGCGGGTCACGCGCGACGCCGACGTCATCGACCGGGCCCGTGCCGACGCGCGGGCGCTCGTCGGGCAGGACATGACGCTCGCCACGTGGCCGACGCTCGTCGCGGCGATCGAGGAGTCGCTGACGGGGGAGCGGGACGAGTTCCTCGACCGGGCCTGA